From a region of the Arachis ipaensis cultivar K30076 chromosome B09, Araip1.1, whole genome shotgun sequence genome:
- the LOC107619727 gene encoding uncharacterized protein LOC107619727, with translation MEGVSVKNPLFRSESSIGYNYYYPEQSYTMIEKRQVFLRSYQFCRKKSLVDRIKGSLFRVKKVVWLRLRSARRLRLLIFSRLKRAFYYRRSRFSRLFNAAHCHHHNATQTSSCLW, from the coding sequence ATGGAGGGTGTGAGTGTGAAGAATCCACTGTTCAGAAGTGAGTCATCCATTGGATACAACTACTACTACCCGGAGCAGAGCTACACCATGATTGAGAAGAGACAGGTGTTCCTGAGAAGCTACCAGTTCTGCCGAAAGAAGAGTCTAGTGGATAGAATCAAAGGCTCTTTGTTCAGAGTCAAGAAAGTCGTTTGGTTACGGTTAAGGTCTGCTCGGAGGTTGAGGCTGCTCATCTTCTCTAGGCTCAAACGCGCTTTCTATTATCGCCGGAGCCGCTTTTCCCGCCTCTTCAACGCCGCCCACTGCCACCACCATAACGCAACTCAAACTTCCTCGTGTCTCTGGTAA